The following coding sequences lie in one Sedimentibacter sp. MB35-C1 genomic window:
- a CDS encoding TRAP transporter substrate-binding protein: MKKVISILLVLSLVFSLSACSGGDKDSSSSEPAASSPSDEKIVIRVGTATELDSHYALGAQEFEKKVEEYTDGKVDVQIFPSGQLGNERDMIEGLSLGTLEMVVSSTGPLPNFSKDFQVFDLPFLITDREKAYEVMDGEIGQQILATLEPLGIKALGFWENGFRNVSNNKQEIVTPDDIAGKKIRTMENPIHISTFQQLEAIPTPMAWSEVFTALQQGTIDGQENPLVVFNSNKLYEAQKYLSLTGHVYSPAVMLISQSAFDSYPKEVQDAIVKAEKEARTWEREYCIKMDNELVDTIKSYGVTVTEVDKSLWQEACQPVYDQYADEINQDYVNALKGN; encoded by the coding sequence ATGAAAAAGGTTATATCAATATTATTAGTGTTGTCTCTTGTGTTTTCACTTTCTGCATGTAGCGGAGGAGACAAAGATAGTTCTTCATCCGAACCGGCGGCTTCGTCTCCGTCTGATGAGAAAATAGTAATAAGGGTTGGAACTGCAACAGAACTTGATAGCCATTATGCATTGGGAGCTCAAGAGTTTGAAAAAAAAGTAGAAGAATATACTGATGGCAAAGTAGATGTTCAGATATTCCCTAGCGGTCAATTGGGGAATGAAAGAGATATGATAGAAGGTTTAAGTTTGGGAACGTTGGAAATGGTAGTTAGTTCAACTGGACCTCTCCCTAATTTTTCAAAAGATTTTCAGGTTTTTGACCTTCCGTTTTTAATTACAGACAGAGAAAAGGCATATGAGGTAATGGACGGAGAAATAGGGCAACAAATTTTAGCTACTCTTGAGCCTCTAGGAATTAAGGCGTTGGGATTTTGGGAAAATGGATTTAGAAATGTCTCAAATAATAAACAAGAAATAGTTACGCCGGATGACATTGCAGGAAAGAAAATAAGAACTATGGAAAATCCAATACACATATCAACATTTCAACAGCTAGAAGCGATACCAACACCGATGGCTTGGTCTGAAGTTTTTACAGCCTTGCAGCAAGGTACTATAGATGGTCAAGAAAATCCTCTTGTTGTATTTAACTCGAACAAGCTGTATGAAGCTCAAAAATATCTGTCTTTGACTGGACATGTATACTCTCCGGCGGTAATGCTTATAAGCCAATCTGCTTTTGATAGTTATCCTAAAGAAGTGCAGGATGCTATTGTAAAAGCTGAAAAAGAAGCAAGAACTTGGGAAAGAGAGTATTGTATAAAAATGGACAATGAGCTAGTAGATACAATAAAATCATATGGTGTTACAGTAACTGAGGTTGATAAATCTTTATGGCAGGAAGCATGCCAACCGGTGTATGATCAATATGCTGATGAAATCAATCAAGATTATGTAAATGCTTTAAAAGGCAATTAA
- a CDS encoding RNA polymerase sigma factor, whose product MLIFLLALIDDEGDRQKFTMIFNQYHIQMEKVAMRILSEQRDAEDAVQNAFMQVIKHFEKVTEIPCEELLFWLISITKNEALMIWRKNKKTVPLEDWNVFTSASDSDMDYKALVALFMRMPETYRAVLEMKLLLNYTDREIAQHLGITETAVSTRASRGRLLLQKLVRKEGFHI is encoded by the coding sequence ATGCTGATATTTTTACTTGCACTTATTGATGATGAAGGTGACCGTCAAAAATTCACAATGATTTTTAATCAGTATCATATCCAAATGGAGAAGGTTGCCATGCGTATATTGTCGGAACAAAGGGATGCAGAAGATGCAGTTCAGAATGCCTTTATGCAAGTTATAAAGCACTTTGAAAAAGTTACAGAGATTCCCTGTGAGGAATTATTGTTTTGGCTCATTTCTATAACGAAGAACGAAGCTCTCATGATTTGGCGAAAAAATAAAAAAACAGTACCTCTGGAGGATTGGAACGTATTCACGTCAGCATCCGATAGCGACATGGATTATAAGGCATTAGTGGCTCTTTTTATGCGTATGCCGGAAACATATCGTGCGGTACTTGAAATGAAACTGTTGTTGAATTATACAGATCGTGAGATTGCTCAGCATTTAGGCATCACCGAAACCGCAGTCAGCACTCGTGCCAGCCGAGGTCGTCTGTTACTGCAAAAGCTTGTGAGAAAAGAGGGATTTCACATATGA
- a CDS encoding MerR family transcriptional regulator: MNVCKDGLLSVSKFAEICNITAETLRYYDREGLLTPDYIDPQTLYRYYSVERYRCVKVICELRKQNFSISQIKDLFDNADRDFAKDILEKNLKTIDIQIQQLQNKKENLELKIRYLNGENLLDRCNIIEEKLFDDRYSLVKETNREITNYNDFFYTMSAVEKNLSQNEDFFIQIFSNTCYMALVRENPEWSSYKDSPVSIAIQLNNKCDIVPEGFYLHKSKSGKYVCMISKCRIFDRKNQIEKMLNYIADKGYKISGDIRVIFLAGQVLISPCINMYCEFQIPVE, translated from the coding sequence ATGAATGTTTGTAAAGATGGTTTATTAAGTGTTTCAAAGTTTGCAGAAATTTGCAACATAACAGCTGAAACATTAAGATATTATGATAGGGAGGGATTGCTTACTCCGGATTATATAGACCCGCAAACATTATATAGATACTATTCGGTTGAAAGATACAGATGTGTAAAGGTTATTTGTGAGCTTAGAAAACAAAATTTTTCAATTTCGCAGATTAAAGATTTGTTTGATAACGCGGACAGGGATTTTGCGAAGGACATCCTTGAGAAAAATTTAAAAACAATAGATATACAGATTCAGCAGCTTCAGAACAAAAAAGAAAATTTGGAACTGAAGATTAGATATCTAAACGGTGAAAACTTATTGGATAGATGTAATATTATCGAGGAAAAATTATTTGATGATCGATATTCCTTAGTTAAAGAAACAAACAGGGAAATAACAAATTACAACGATTTTTTCTATACAATGTCTGCTGTTGAAAAAAATCTGAGCCAAAACGAAGATTTTTTTATACAAATTTTTTCCAATACTTGTTATATGGCTTTAGTTAGGGAAAACCCTGAATGGAGTTCTTACAAGGATTCGCCTGTAAGTATTGCAATTCAATTAAACAATAAGTGTGATATAGTTCCTGAGGGCTTCTATTTGCATAAGAGTAAGTCGGGAAAATATGTGTGCATGATTAGTAAATGCAGAATTTTTGATCGAAAAAATCAAATTGAAAAAATGTTGAATTATATAGCAGATAAGGGATATAAAATCAGCGGTGATATAAGAGTAATATTCTTGGCAGGGCAGGTTCTTATAAGTCCTTGTATTAATATGTATTGTGAGTTCCAAATACCAGTAGAATAA
- a CDS encoding DUF4367 domain-containing protein, giving the protein MTDEEVDKLMRRILLDALQLEWADYLKNTSPVETSKQYRYAMQKMLADPLAWYRKETRPIWKKSLQVVASIVMAFTIALGSLMAASPTVRAAVLQWVREWYDTHIVYQYSGEATQAEMPQYQIADLPEGYVEIDRSELPGYVSVTYQNADEEILYLDYSFIQQGAASDFVTDSMEVSEITVNGCHGQLFLSKTPEQTSAITWIDVDKNLQFTVDGFLNETEILNVAESVFWNKK; this is encoded by the coding sequence ATGACTGATGAAGAAGTTGATAAACTTATGCGCAGAATTTTACTGGATGCATTGCAGTTGGAGTGGGCTGATTACTTAAAAAATACTTCTCCTGTGGAAACATCAAAACAATACCGTTATGCAATGCAAAAAATGCTTGCTGATCCTCTGGCGTGGTATCGTAAAGAGACTCGTCCAATATGGAAAAAATCACTTCAGGTCGTGGCATCCATTGTAATGGCTTTCACTATTGCTCTTGGATCGCTTATGGCTGCAAGCCCTACTGTTCGGGCTGCAGTTCTGCAATGGGTCAGAGAGTGGTATGATACACATATTGTTTATCAATATTCAGGGGAAGCAACACAGGCAGAAATGCCTCAATATCAAATTGCAGATTTGCCAGAAGGTTATGTGGAGATTGACAGGAGTGAATTACCGGGCTATGTAAGCGTGACTTATCAAAATGCAGACGAAGAAATTTTATATCTGGATTACTCATTTATCCAGCAGGGTGCGGCATCTGATTTTGTGACAGATAGCATGGAGGTATCTGAAATTACAGTAAACGGATGTCACGGACAACTATTTCTATCGAAAACACCAGAGCAAACAAGCGCTATCACTTGGATTGACGTGGATAAAAATCTACAATTCACTGTGGATGGTTTCTTGAATGAAACAGAAATTTTGAATGTAGCTGAGAGCGTTTTTTGGAATAAAAAATAA
- a CDS encoding CBS domain-containing protein produces MKLRDIMSREIASLKQDDSIEAAAQLMKQHDVGSIPITNQGKVIGIVTDRDITLRSVASNNQSKSLKEVMTSNPSVGSPEMDVHEAARIMGEKQIRRLPVVENNCLVGMVSLGDISVESKLQDNAEVALKNISKPSSNAFK; encoded by the coding sequence TTGAAATTAAGAGATATAATGTCCAGAGAAATTGCCAGCTTAAAACAAGATGACTCAATAGAAGCTGCAGCTCAATTAATGAAACAACATGATGTAGGCTCAATTCCTATTACTAATCAAGGAAAAGTTATTGGTATCGTCACAGACAGAGATATTACTCTAAGATCTGTTGCATCAAATAATCAATCTAAGTCGCTAAAGGAAGTTATGACTTCAAATCCATCAGTAGGCTCTCCTGAAATGGATGTGCATGAAGCTGCAAGAATAATGGGTGAAAAGCAGATACGAAGACTGCCGGTTGTAGAAAATAACTGTCTCGTAGGAATGGTCTCATTAGGGGATATTTCTGTGGAGTCAAAGCTTCAGGACAATGCAGAAGTTGCTCTGAAAAACATATCAAAACCTTCATCTAACGCTTTTAAATAG
- a CDS encoding DUF6076 domain-containing protein, whose protein sequence is MDTIAPKHIYFELLRLEWRERLEQANRQNYEDIVNLLPRKVLTHIPSNIHTMQEQIKTIFAYVLDLDTSSKEPVRKKMVRYYNHRGSDQLNTFQFQPQPMSFEVIDKRTFTEVLYPNDIYDIIDYFVREFVKRGQPVRICKNCKRYFAIVERTDAEYCNRPIDDKGRTCKNMGAITLWNEKRKDDEIFKVYRREYKKRFGWIKARKIEHDAFYAWSQKAREQKARCEAGEIRLQEFTEWLMNS, encoded by the coding sequence TTGGACACGATAGCGCCCAAACATATCTACTTTGAACTGCTTCGTTTGGAATGGCGGGAACGTTTGGAACAGGCGAATCGACAAAATTATGAGGATATTGTGAACCTGCTGCCTCGCAAGGTATTGACGCACATTCCATCCAATATTCACACCATGCAGGAACAGATTAAAACAATCTTTGCCTATGTACTGGATTTGGACACCAGCTCCAAGGAGCCAGTACGGAAGAAGATGGTTCGGTATTATAATCACCGTGGCAGTGACCAGCTAAATACTTTTCAATTCCAGCCCCAGCCCATGAGTTTTGAGGTTATAGATAAGAGGACATTTACGGAGGTGTTGTATCCCAATGATATTTATGACATCATTGACTACTTTGTCCGTGAGTTTGTAAAGCGTGGACAGCCTGTACGTATCTGCAAAAACTGCAAGCGGTATTTTGCCATTGTTGAGCGTACTGATGCGGAATACTGCAATCGTCCCATAGACGATAAGGGTCGTACCTGCAAAAATATGGGAGCTATTACCCTTTGGAATGAAAAGCGAAAAGATGATGAAATCTTTAAAGTTTACCGCAGAGAGTACAAAAAACGCTTTGGGTGGATTAAGGCAAGGAAAATCGAGCACGATGCTTTCTATGCTTGGAGTCAAAAGGCCAGAGAACAGAAGGCAAGATGTGAAGCTGGGGAAATCCGCTTGCAAGAGTTTACTGAGTGGCTAATGAATTCATAA
- a CDS encoding TRAP transporter large permease, producing MAITLFGTLGLMLLLNVPISISLGIAAIIALTTGTMNTNIVIIAQRLFTSLDSFPLMAVPFFILSGDLMEKGGISKRLIEFARVLLGRLPSSLSIITTIASAFFGAISGSNAATVAAIGGIMIPNMEKAGYPKDRAAAVAASSGTLGVVIPPSISMVTYAIIANVSIGTMFMAGFVPGLMLASVIILVAIITCGKYEIKQNENLTVDKFLRSFIDAIWALLMPIIILGGIYGGIFTPTEASAVAVVYSFIVAMFVYKELKWRDLPAILSKSASSTAAILFVVCLSAPFSWLMTSANIPTTIAGAVLNAFSSKYIILFLVNFVLLFLGCFLETQSIILLITPMLLPLVTGLGVHPVALGIIMVINTSIGMITPPMAVNLFVASGIAKISIGDISKRIMPFLLSEIAVLLLITYFPDIITWLPKITGLMN from the coding sequence ATGGCCATTACTTTATTCGGTACTTTGGGACTTATGCTGCTGCTAAATGTTCCTATTTCCATTTCTTTGGGGATAGCAGCTATTATAGCTCTTACAACTGGAACGATGAATACAAACATAGTAATAATAGCACAAAGGTTGTTCACATCTCTCGATAGCTTTCCATTAATGGCTGTGCCTTTTTTTATCCTTTCAGGAGATTTGATGGAAAAAGGAGGAATATCCAAAAGGCTAATTGAATTTGCAAGAGTTTTGCTCGGGAGGCTCCCGTCTAGTTTGTCTATTATTACAACTATAGCTTCCGCATTTTTTGGTGCAATATCCGGATCAAATGCGGCAACAGTAGCGGCAATAGGAGGAATCATGATTCCAAATATGGAAAAAGCCGGTTATCCTAAGGACAGAGCTGCAGCTGTAGCGGCTTCATCTGGAACTTTAGGGGTTGTCATTCCGCCTAGCATATCAATGGTTACATATGCTATTATCGCAAATGTTTCAATTGGAACTATGTTTATGGCTGGATTTGTTCCTGGACTTATGTTAGCATCTGTAATTATTCTCGTAGCAATTATTACTTGCGGAAAATATGAAATAAAGCAAAATGAAAATTTGACTGTAGATAAATTTTTAAGATCATTTATAGATGCCATATGGGCATTACTAATGCCAATAATAATTCTTGGCGGAATATACGGAGGTATTTTTACTCCTACTGAAGCTTCTGCTGTAGCTGTTGTATATTCGTTTATTGTGGCGATGTTTGTTTATAAGGAACTTAAGTGGAGAGATTTACCAGCAATATTATCCAAATCTGCTTCATCAACTGCTGCTATATTGTTTGTTGTATGTTTATCAGCGCCATTTTCTTGGCTTATGACCAGTGCTAATATTCCTACTACAATTGCAGGGGCAGTTTTAAATGCTTTTAGCAGTAAATATATAATATTATTTTTAGTTAACTTTGTTTTACTTTTCCTTGGATGTTTCTTAGAAACCCAATCAATAATACTATTGATTACGCCAATGCTTTTGCCGTTGGTTACAGGGCTTGGAGTGCATCCGGTTGCGCTTGGTATAATCATGGTAATTAATACGTCAATAGGGATGATAACACCTCCTATGGCTGTTAATTTATTTGTTGCTAGCGGGATTGCAAAAATATCCATAGGAGATATCAGCAAAAGGATAATGCCTTTCTTGCTGTCAGAAATAGCTGTATTGTTATTAATTACTTATTTCCCTGATATAATAACATGGCTTCCAAAGATTACGGGGCTTATGAACTAA
- a CDS encoding TSCPD domain-containing protein has translation MKKIIKNLTIVTVLALMLTACAAPAEETQETQKPVEEAKYTAGVYTGGGKGFEGSMTAEVTLSETKIEDIKVTSNETPDIGGKAMPQIIDKILETQRLDVDTISGATKSSEGLLTAVTKALQEADVDVEALGGTFIEEEAVLPASERLKEITKEGAEEGVRKFEFEADGSTCTTSFVIGTNGTKVTNVEFLGDPCVGNTTGIIHLIDGMEMTDVIEDFEGIKCPGANDVSSCPDQLAKGLKEILNLYAIESGDNSKDTDEMLNADNGDNDDNVDGEEDSKKFSGCGGNCLACGGACFPRS, from the coding sequence ATGAAAAAAATTATTAAAAATTTAACAATCGTTACAGTGTTAGCATTAATGCTTACTGCTTGCGCAGCACCAGCAGAAGAAACACAGGAGACACAAAAACCAGTTGAAGAAGCAAAGTATACAGCAGGAGTATATACAGGTGGAGGTAAAGGGTTTGAGGGAAGTATGACTGCAGAAGTTACACTTTCTGAAACAAAAATAGAAGATATAAAAGTTACTTCAAACGAAACACCAGATATTGGCGGCAAAGCAATGCCTCAAATAATTGATAAAATTTTGGAAACACAAAGACTTGATGTAGATACAATTTCGGGAGCAACAAAATCATCTGAGGGACTTTTAACAGCAGTTACAAAAGCTCTTCAAGAAGCTGATGTAGATGTAGAAGCATTAGGCGGTACTTTTATAGAGGAAGAAGCTGTTCTTCCTGCATCTGAACGTTTAAAAGAAATTACCAAAGAAGGTGCAGAAGAAGGAGTTAGAAAATTTGAATTCGAAGCTGACGGATCAACATGTACTACAAGCTTTGTAATTGGAACTAATGGTACTAAAGTTACTAATGTTGAATTTTTAGGCGATCCATGTGTTGGAAATACAACAGGTATAATACATTTGATAGACGGAATGGAAATGACTGATGTTATAGAAGATTTTGAAGGTATTAAGTGTCCAGGAGCTAACGATGTTTCATCATGTCCAGATCAGCTTGCAAAAGGTCTTAAAGAAATTTTAAATCTTTATGCAATTGAAAGCGGAGACAATTCAAAAGATACAGATGAAATGTTAAATGCCGATAATGGTGATAATGATGACAATGTTGACGGAGAAGAAGATTCAAAGAAATTTAGTGGTTGCGGAGGCAACTGTCTTGCATGTGGAGGAGCATGCTTCCCAAGATCATAA
- the panB gene encoding 3-methyl-2-oxobutanoate hydroxymethyltransferase yields the protein MKKKMTIMDFKKFKEEGRKFSYVTAYDYTTASIVNESNCEIILVGDSLGMIMLGYSGTTPVTMDDMVHHIRPVVKGAPETFIVGDMPFGSYNVSKEQAIMSANRLIKETGCDCVKLEGGVEMADTIAAMVKAGIPVMGHIGLTPQTATSLGGFRVQGGTPESAAKLIEDAKALEKAGCFSMVLECVPKGVAKTLTEAIKIPVLGIGAGPYVDCQVLVTQDLLGMYGDFKPKFVKLFKNIRKEMVEGLNEFHKETLEGTFPSAEYSFNAKVEGYELDTLYGGGNSKK from the coding sequence ATGAAAAAGAAAATGACAATCATGGACTTCAAGAAATTTAAAGAAGAAGGTAGAAAATTTTCATATGTAACGGCTTATGATTATACAACTGCTTCTATTGTTAATGAAAGCAATTGTGAAATAATACTTGTCGGAGATTCATTGGGTATGATAATGCTTGGATATAGCGGAACAACACCTGTTACGATGGATGATATGGTTCACCACATCAGACCTGTTGTTAAAGGAGCACCGGAAACATTTATAGTTGGAGACATGCCTTTTGGATCATACAATGTTAGCAAAGAACAGGCGATCATGAGTGCGAACAGGTTAATAAAAGAGACAGGCTGCGATTGTGTTAAGCTTGAAGGTGGAGTTGAAATGGCTGATACAATAGCTGCAATGGTTAAAGCAGGAATTCCTGTTATGGGACACATAGGACTTACTCCTCAGACAGCAACTTCTTTGGGCGGTTTTAGAGTTCAGGGCGGAACACCGGAGTCAGCTGCAAAATTAATCGAAGACGCTAAAGCCCTTGAAAAAGCAGGCTGTTTTTCAATGGTATTGGAATGTGTGCCAAAAGGAGTAGCTAAAACATTGACAGAAGCTATAAAAATTCCTGTACTTGGTATTGGAGCTGGACCTTATGTTGACTGCCAGGTACTTGTTACTCAGGACTTGCTGGGAATGTACGGCGATTTCAAACCAAAATTCGTAAAATTATTTAAAAACATAAGAAAAGAAATGGTAGAAGGATTAAATGAATTCCACAAAGAAACATTGGAAGGAACTTTCCCATCAGCTGAATATAGCTTCAATGCAAAAGTTGAAGGCTATGAGCTTGATACATTATACGGCGGAGGTAATTCCAAAAAATAA
- a CDS encoding ketopantoate reductase family protein gives MKVAIIGAGAMGSIYGGFLAEAGNEVYFLDVYKEHVDNINRDGLWMEGTSGDRYIKGIKATSDPNEVGVVELAIVFVKSTITDIAIAQNKAVIGEDTIVLTLQNGLGNIEKLETIVKKEQIITGTTSHGANLLGPGRVKHAGHGATVIGELDGKVTEKIKGIAKVLEDAGLKPVKVSTNVMGIIWDKVLVNVGINALTALTGLKNGQLLENPETENILGEAVKEAEMVAKAAGINLATPNPADHCKEVARVTKDNISSMLADVNNKRKTEISNINGAIVREGEKYNIDTPVNKVLTNLVLMKEKMYQIK, from the coding sequence ATGAAAGTTGCAATTATAGGCGCAGGTGCTATGGGGAGTATATATGGAGGATTTCTTGCGGAAGCAGGGAATGAAGTATATTTCCTAGATGTTTATAAGGAACATGTAGATAATATTAATCGAGATGGTCTATGGATGGAAGGAACCAGCGGAGACAGATATATAAAAGGTATTAAGGCTACATCTGATCCAAATGAAGTTGGAGTAGTTGAGCTGGCTATAGTTTTTGTTAAGTCCACTATTACTGATATAGCAATAGCGCAAAACAAAGCTGTAATAGGAGAAGATACAATTGTTCTTACTTTGCAAAATGGGTTAGGTAATATTGAAAAACTGGAAACTATTGTTAAGAAAGAACAAATAATAACGGGAACAACTTCTCATGGTGCTAATTTATTGGGGCCCGGAAGAGTAAAACATGCAGGTCATGGAGCTACTGTTATTGGAGAATTGGACGGTAAAGTTACAGAAAAAATAAAAGGCATTGCAAAAGTGCTTGAAGATGCAGGGCTGAAACCTGTAAAAGTATCTACTAATGTTATGGGAATTATATGGGACAAGGTGCTTGTAAATGTTGGAATTAATGCTCTTACAGCTCTTACGGGATTAAAGAATGGACAGCTTCTTGAAAATCCCGAAACAGAAAATATTTTAGGAGAGGCTGTAAAGGAAGCTGAAATGGTTGCAAAAGCTGCAGGAATAAATTTAGCTACTCCAAATCCGGCAGATCACTGTAAGGAAGTTGCAAGAGTTACAAAAGACAATATTTCGTCCATGCTTGCGGATGTAAACAACAAAAGAAAAACAGAAATAAGCAACATAAACGGAGCTATTGTTAGAGAAGGGGAAAAATATAATATAGATACTCCTGTAAATAAGGTGCTTACTAATCTTGTTCTTATGAAAGAGAAAATGTATCAGATAAAGTAA
- a CDS encoding phosphatase — translation MKFILDTHTHTLASGHAYSTIREMAAAAKEKGLELLSITEHGPKMPGSATDFYFANLGAVDRNMYGVELLMGSEVNIMDYEGNVDLKDSLLKNLDIVIASMHLPCIAPGTKEENTKAYLNVMKNPYVNIIGHPDDSNFLADFKALVLGAKEHNVLLELNNSSLDPNNYRRDTKKNDIEMLKLCKEYGVPIVIGSDAHTDTAVGSHDLAMEVIKEAEFPIELVINRSVEELKKFIKKY, via the coding sequence ATGAAATTTATATTAGATACACATACACACACATTGGCCAGCGGCCACGCTTACAGTACCATACGTGAAATGGCTGCTGCAGCAAAAGAAAAAGGATTAGAGCTTCTGTCCATAACAGAGCACGGACCTAAAATGCCAGGTTCAGCTACAGATTTCTATTTTGCAAATTTGGGTGCAGTTGACAGAAACATGTACGGTGTTGAATTGCTTATGGGTTCTGAAGTGAACATAATGGATTACGAAGGAAATGTGGATTTGAAAGATAGCTTGCTAAAAAATTTAGATATTGTTATTGCAAGTATGCATTTGCCGTGCATTGCACCGGGAACAAAAGAAGAAAATACGAAAGCCTATTTAAATGTTATGAAAAATCCATATGTAAACATAATAGGTCATCCTGATGACAGTAACTTTTTAGCGGATTTTAAAGCTCTTGTTTTAGGAGCAAAAGAACATAATGTTTTGCTTGAATTAAATAACTCTTCTCTTGATCCTAATAATTACAGAAGAGATACAAAGAAAAATGATATTGAAATGCTTAAATTGTGCAAGGAATATGGTGTTCCTATAGTAATTGGCAGTGACGCTCATACAGATACTGCAGTGGGAAGTCATGATTTGGCAATGGAAGTAATAAAAGAAGCAGAATTTCCCATTGAACTTGTTATAAATCGTTCTGTTGAAGAATTAAAAAAATTTATAAAAAAATATTAA
- a CDS encoding FadR/GntR family transcriptional regulator produces MGSTQQSLSRNVAEHLRNMILVEKKYEPSEKLPNERALAEQMGVSRPCIREAIKYLVASGVLTIRRGVGTFVSENPDVIPDPFGFNTVGNQKKLLSDWYNVRMILEGEAMKMVVENATDQEIDNIRYLAEEEKKLIIEDNKAFVEADQKFHKALADATHNDIMKKILPSLHEWMYFGIISNNYEMLGPDLKTNAFENHDNILKFIMARDGEGAKLAMRYHMIKGLKDLI; encoded by the coding sequence ATGGGATCAACACAACAATCACTTTCCAGAAACGTTGCAGAGCATCTTCGCAATATGATTTTAGTTGAAAAAAAATATGAACCTAGCGAAAAACTTCCAAATGAAAGAGCTCTGGCAGAACAAATGGGGGTAAGCCGCCCATGCATAAGAGAAGCTATAAAATATTTAGTTGCAAGTGGTGTTCTAACTATCAGAAGAGGTGTTGGGACATTTGTAAGTGAAAACCCAGACGTTATTCCGGATCCATTCGGTTTTAATACGGTTGGAAATCAAAAAAAATTATTATCTGATTGGTACAATGTCCGAATGATTCTCGAAGGAGAGGCTATGAAAATGGTTGTTGAAAATGCTACTGATCAAGAAATTGATAACATAAGGTATTTGGCGGAAGAAGAAAAGAAATTAATTATAGAAGATAACAAGGCTTTTGTTGAGGCTGATCAAAAATTTCATAAAGCGCTGGCGGATGCTACACATAATGATATAATGAAAAAAATACTACCATCTTTACATGAATGGATGTATTTTGGTATCATATCAAACAATTATGAAATGCTTGGACCAGATTTGAAAACTAATGCATTTGAAAACCATGATAATATTCTGAAATTTATAATGGCACGTGATGGTGAAGGTGCTAAACTAGCAATGCGGTATCATATGATTAAAGGATTGAAAGATTTAATATAA
- a CDS encoding TRAP transporter small permease, producing the protein MKKILKFLDNFEENAITVLLPCMVIIIFVATFFRFTKIMIIPWSEEAARYMMIWIVFLGIGVGAKNNAHFTVDNFVNALPESTKKYTFMLRTLIILGFCGFMTYVSVGLVSKLFKMGQVTPAMQLPTWIVYSAMPVGLTLMLVRTLQYAIRKFVDENAQEVE; encoded by the coding sequence ATGAAAAAAATATTAAAATTTCTAGATAATTTTGAGGAGAATGCTATAACTGTACTGCTCCCGTGTATGGTTATCATAATTTTTGTAGCAACATTTTTTAGATTTACTAAAATAATGATTATTCCTTGGTCTGAAGAAGCGGCTAGATATATGATGATTTGGATTGTATTTCTAGGAATTGGTGTTGGTGCTAAGAATAACGCACATTTTACAGTTGACAATTTTGTTAATGCATTACCTGAATCAACTAAGAAATATACATTTATGCTAAGAACTTTAATTATCTTAGGGTTTTGCGGATTTATGACATATGTTTCTGTCGGGCTTGTATCTAAGCTGTTTAAAATGGGACAAGTTACGCCTGCTATGCAGCTGCCTACATGGATAGTATATTCAGCTATGCCTGTTGGGCTAACTCTTATGCTCGTGCGTACTTTGCAGTATGCAATAAGAAAATTTGTAGATGAAAATGCACAGGAGGTGGAATAA